Proteins encoded within one genomic window of Geotalea daltonii FRC-32:
- a CDS encoding glycogen/starch/alpha-glucan phosphorylase, with translation MNEYDANPAPELDNLILIIKSFLEHIEYTLGKDKYTATRYDAFNALAYAVRDKLVERWLDTQQAYYNSDNKRVYYISMEFLIGRSLINSLINLDILEDFREAITSLGYDFEEIFDEEQEAGLGNGGLGRLAACFLDSMATMSIPAYGYGIRYEYGIFRQKIVDGAQMELPDNWLRYRNPWELDRQEHLHPVKFYGRVLTTTNKFGKTVSEWVDTEDVMAMAYDTPIPGYKNNSVNTMRLWSAKSSRDFDLKFFNEGNYIRAVEKKMQTETISKVLYPADNVIEGKELRFKQEYFLASATIHDVLYRFKKKHTDLRLLPDKVAIQLNDTHPALAIPELMRVLLDLENVDWDDAWQITRKTFAYTNHTILPEALEQWPVWFFEQILPRHLQIIFDINKYFLEEVAKQFPGDNARLARMSIVEEHWERKIRMAHLAIVGSHSVNGVAALHSEILKHQLFRDFYEMYPERFNNKTNGITQRRWLKMSNPSLSELIGEYIGDGWVTDLYELEKLRAVATEPEFAARWQAVKKLNKEKLAAYILKHNCIQVNVDSIFDCQVKRIHEYKRQLLNVLHVITMYNRIKENPAGDFVPRTFIFSGKAAPAYVTAKLIIRLINAVATIVNNDPEVGDRMKVVFLANYSVSLAEHIFPAADLSEQISTAGTEASGTGNMKFALNGSLTIGTLDGANIEIMEEVGRENIFIFGLTTDEVNNTRNKGYNPRDYYSKLPALRRVLDQIAGGFFSPGAPDLFRPIVDLLLNQGDYYMLLADYTSYIACQDEVSKLYRDQNEWTRRAILNTAGMGKFSSDRTIAEYARDIWGISPVCVKGAESRQHGDSSAHGSF, from the coding sequence ATGAACGAATATGATGCCAACCCGGCACCTGAACTTGATAACCTCATCCTCATCATCAAATCCTTCCTCGAACATATCGAATACACCCTGGGCAAAGATAAATATACCGCCACCCGATACGATGCCTTCAACGCCCTGGCCTACGCCGTGCGGGACAAGCTTGTGGAACGCTGGCTCGATACCCAGCAGGCCTACTACAATAGTGACAACAAGCGGGTCTATTATATCTCCATGGAATTCCTCATCGGACGGTCCCTGATCAACAGTCTGATCAACCTGGATATCCTGGAGGATTTCAGGGAGGCTATCACCTCCCTAGGCTATGACTTCGAAGAGATCTTTGACGAAGAGCAGGAAGCCGGTCTCGGCAATGGCGGCCTGGGGCGCCTGGCCGCCTGCTTCCTCGATTCCATGGCCACCATGTCCATCCCGGCATACGGCTATGGCATTCGCTATGAATACGGCATCTTCCGCCAGAAGATCGTCGACGGCGCCCAGATGGAACTCCCCGACAACTGGCTCCGTTACCGCAATCCGTGGGAACTGGACCGCCAGGAGCACCTGCATCCGGTAAAATTTTATGGACGGGTCCTCACCACCACCAACAAATTCGGCAAAACCGTCAGCGAATGGGTCGATACGGAAGATGTCATGGCCATGGCCTACGATACGCCCATTCCCGGCTACAAGAACAACTCGGTCAACACCATGCGCCTGTGGAGCGCCAAGTCAAGCCGTGACTTCGACCTCAAGTTCTTCAACGAGGGGAACTACATCCGCGCCGTGGAAAAGAAGATGCAGACGGAAACCATCTCCAAGGTGCTCTATCCGGCCGACAACGTTATCGAGGGTAAGGAGCTGCGTTTCAAGCAGGAATATTTTCTCGCTTCGGCAACCATCCATGATGTCCTCTACCGCTTCAAGAAAAAGCACACCGATCTCAGGCTCCTGCCCGACAAGGTGGCCATTCAGTTGAACGATACCCATCCTGCCCTGGCCATTCCTGAACTGATGCGGGTGCTGCTGGACCTGGAAAACGTGGACTGGGACGATGCTTGGCAGATCACCAGGAAAACCTTCGCCTATACCAATCACACCATACTGCCGGAAGCCCTCGAACAATGGCCGGTCTGGTTCTTCGAGCAGATCCTCCCCCGGCACCTGCAGATCATTTTCGACATCAACAAGTATTTTCTGGAAGAGGTTGCAAAACAGTTCCCAGGCGATAACGCACGCCTGGCCCGCATGTCCATCGTGGAAGAGCACTGGGAGCGGAAGATCCGCATGGCCCACCTGGCCATCGTCGGCAGCCATTCGGTCAACGGCGTTGCCGCACTGCATAGCGAAATCCTCAAACATCAGCTGTTCCGGGATTTCTACGAGATGTACCCGGAGCGGTTCAACAACAAGACCAACGGCATAACCCAACGGCGCTGGTTGAAGATGTCCAACCCTTCCCTTTCCGAGCTGATCGGCGAATATATCGGGGATGGCTGGGTCACCGACCTCTATGAGCTGGAAAAATTGCGAGCGGTCGCCACCGAACCGGAATTCGCAGCCAGATGGCAGGCAGTGAAAAAGCTCAACAAGGAGAAGCTGGCGGCTTACATCCTTAAACACAACTGCATCCAGGTCAACGTTGATTCCATTTTCGACTGCCAGGTAAAGCGGATCCACGAATACAAGCGGCAGCTGTTGAACGTGCTTCACGTTATCACCATGTACAACCGGATCAAGGAAAACCCGGCAGGCGACTTCGTTCCCCGCACCTTCATCTTCAGCGGCAAGGCAGCCCCCGCCTATGTCACCGCCAAGCTGATCATCCGCCTCATCAACGCCGTCGCCACTATTGTCAACAACGATCCGGAGGTGGGCGACCGGATGAAGGTGGTTTTTCTCGCCAACTACAGCGTCTCCCTGGCCGAACATATCTTCCCGGCGGCAGACCTGTCCGAACAGATCTCCACCGCAGGCACCGAGGCCTCCGGAACCGGCAACATGAAGTTCGCCCTGAACGGCTCCCTCACCATCGGCACCCTGGACGGCGCCAATATCGAGATCATGGAAGAGGTGGGGAGAGAAAACATCTTCATCTTCGGCCTGACCACGGACGAGGTCAACAATACCAGGAACAAGGGCTACAATCCCCGTGACTATTACAGCAAACTGCCGGCATTGCGAAGGGTGCTGGACCAGATCGCCGGCGGGTTCTTCTCTCCCGGCGCCCCCGACCTTTTCCGTCCCATCGTCGACCTGCTGCTGAATCAGGGAGATTACTACATGCTGCTGGCCGACTACACCTCCTACATCGCCTGCCAGGATGAGGTAAGCAAGCTTTACCGGGACCAGAACGAATGGACCCGGCGGGCAATCCTCAATACCGCCGGCATGGGCAAATTCTCCAGCGACCGGACCATTGCCGAGTACGCCAGAGATATCTGGGGGATCAGCCCGGTTTGTGTCAAGGGTGCCGAATCGCGCCAGCATGGTGACAGTTCCGCCCATGGATCTTTTTGA
- a CDS encoding replication-associated recombination protein A: MDLFDRRAAEDAAKEAPLAEKMRPRTIAEYVGQEQLLGEGKLLRRLIESDQLTSLIFWGPPGSGKTTLARVIAGATSSHFIFFSAILSGIKEIREIVKEAEEVRKFQGRRTILFVDEIHRFNKSQQDAFLPYVEKGVFTIIGATTENPSFEVIAPLLSRCKVLVLNTLSEEELQKIIRNALTDRERGLGNLDLAITDDALSYMAEQAGGDGRVALNTLETAARLAENGTITIENVREAVQKKPLLYDKGGEEHYNVISAFIKSMRGSDPDAAVYWLARLIEAGEDPLFILRRMVILASEDIGNADPRALQVVVSALQAFQMVGMPEGRIILSQAVTYLATAPKSNASYLAIDEALAEVRKSGAQPVPMHIRNAPTKLMKDLGYHAGYRYAHDFAGGYVEQDYLPERLKGREYYRPAGYGYEKAIKERMEWLKGKKEDS, from the coding sequence ATGGATCTTTTTGACCGCAGGGCGGCGGAAGATGCCGCCAAGGAAGCCCCCCTCGCAGAAAAGATGCGGCCACGGACCATTGCCGAATATGTGGGGCAGGAACAGCTTCTTGGGGAAGGCAAGCTGCTGCGGCGGCTGATCGAAAGCGACCAGCTGACTTCCCTCATCTTCTGGGGTCCTCCCGGCTCGGGCAAAACCACCCTGGCCCGCGTCATCGCTGGTGCCACCAGTTCCCACTTCATCTTCTTTTCCGCCATCCTCTCCGGTATCAAGGAGATCCGCGAGATCGTCAAGGAAGCGGAGGAAGTGCGCAAGTTCCAGGGCAGAAGAACCATTCTCTTCGTCGATGAAATCCATCGTTTCAACAAGAGCCAGCAGGATGCCTTTCTCCCCTATGTGGAAAAAGGTGTTTTCACCATCATCGGCGCCACCACCGAAAATCCCTCCTTTGAAGTGATCGCCCCGCTCCTTTCACGGTGCAAGGTGCTGGTGCTCAATACCCTGAGCGAGGAAGAGCTGCAGAAGATCATCCGCAACGCCCTTACCGACCGTGAACGGGGGTTAGGCAATCTGGACCTTGCCATTACCGATGATGCCTTGAGCTACATGGCCGAGCAGGCCGGAGGCGACGGCAGGGTCGCCCTCAACACCCTGGAAACGGCAGCGCGACTGGCAGAGAACGGCACGATCACCATTGAAAATGTCCGGGAGGCGGTGCAGAAGAAACCGCTCCTCTACGACAAGGGGGGAGAGGAGCATTACAATGTCATCTCCGCCTTCATCAAGTCCATGCGGGGCAGCGACCCGGACGCCGCCGTCTATTGGCTGGCAAGGCTCATCGAGGCGGGGGAGGATCCTCTCTTCATCCTGCGCCGCATGGTAATACTCGCTTCCGAAGATATCGGCAACGCCGATCCCCGCGCCCTGCAGGTGGTAGTGTCTGCTCTCCAGGCTTTTCAGATGGTGGGGATGCCGGAGGGACGCATCATCCTTTCCCAGGCGGTCACCTACCTGGCCACCGCCCCCAAGTCAAATGCCTCATATCTGGCAATAGACGAGGCACTGGCCGAAGTTAGGAAGAGCGGAGCCCAGCCGGTCCCTATGCATATCCGCAATGCGCCTACCAAGCTGATGAAGGATCTGGGCTACCACGCCGGCTACCGCTATGCCCATGACTTTGCGGGTGGATACGTGGAGCAGGACTACCTGCCCGAGCGGCTCAAGGGACGGGAGTATTACCGTCCCGCCGGCTATGGCTACGAGAAGGCCATCAAGGAGCGGATGGAGTGGCTGAAAGGAAAGAAGGAGGATTCATGA
- the pfkA gene encoding 6-phosphofructokinase, producing MRKIGILTSGGDCSGMNAAIRSAVRSGLRNNVEMVGFRKGYVGLMKPDYITLDSKAVSGILHRGGTFLQSARSPEFRTIEGQQQALANLKNLGVEGLIILGGDGSLTGALALHNLGFPVIGIPASIDNDIPFTDMALGVDTALNNIIYAVDCIKDTASSHARAFVIEVMGRNSGYLASISAIAAGAEYALVPERDFDLSEICQQLRARYEEGRDNAIIILAEGAGNAHQIADSIKDAIGFETRVTVLGHYQRGGAPTVFDRLLASRLGKNAVDLLLKGEKGLMVGLSNNSIITTSLEDVVKGEKKPHDEMLRLAEVLGI from the coding sequence ATGAGGAAAATCGGCATTCTAACCAGCGGCGGCGACTGTTCAGGGATGAACGCTGCCATCCGCAGCGCGGTACGGAGCGGCCTGCGAAATAATGTGGAAATGGTGGGGTTTCGCAAGGGATACGTGGGACTTATGAAACCCGATTACATCACCCTCGATTCCAAGGCAGTCTCCGGCATCCTCCACCGGGGGGGAACGTTCCTCCAGTCGGCACGCTCGCCCGAATTTCGCACCATTGAAGGGCAGCAGCAGGCCCTGGCCAACCTGAAAAACCTGGGGGTGGAAGGGTTGATCATCCTCGGGGGTGACGGTTCCCTGACGGGAGCATTGGCGCTGCACAACCTGGGCTTTCCGGTTATCGGCATTCCCGCCAGCATCGACAACGATATTCCCTTCACTGATATGGCCCTTGGGGTGGATACGGCGCTCAACAACATCATCTACGCAGTGGACTGCATCAAGGACACCGCCAGCTCCCACGCCCGTGCCTTCGTCATCGAGGTCATGGGGCGCAACTCCGGTTACCTGGCCAGTATCAGCGCCATAGCAGCCGGCGCCGAATACGCCCTGGTGCCGGAGCGGGATTTCGACCTCTCCGAAATCTGCCAGCAGTTGCGGGCCCGCTACGAAGAAGGACGGGACAACGCCATCATCATTCTCGCCGAAGGGGCGGGCAACGCCCACCAGATCGCCGACAGCATCAAGGACGCCATCGGCTTCGAAACCAGGGTAACGGTGCTGGGCCACTACCAGCGGGGCGGCGCACCCACCGTCTTCGACCGGCTCCTGGCGAGCCGCCTGGGAAAAAATGCCGTGGATTTGCTTCTCAAAGGGGAAAAAGGGCTGATGGTGGGTCTCTCCAACAACTCCATCATCACCACCTCCCTGGAGGACGTGGTCAAGGGGGAAAAAAAGCCACACGATGAGATGCTGCGGCTGGCGGAGGTGTTGGGGATATAG